Proteins encoded together in one Juglans regia cultivar Chandler chromosome 9, Walnut 2.0, whole genome shotgun sequence window:
- the LOC108985355 gene encoding kinesin-like protein KIN-14Q, whose translation MEDNQWQDPLLLTDVSCQQHSSNSHSYSQYNWPPFPSAHTSTMSDPDIYHGRSLLGFSLTSPDLVICAGSPDIPNISYEDSPQLLENKCHPIIGSSVELSLENGIDGSEIEDTQRTPAVNSSSTLCQTVKDISPQTSFELHPLPTTEDMSAKDSLPVLSVNADSREVDLLKGMTMSQVAEHEAPKDNGSFNVEGDYQTLRREFESQKIELAETRRMLEQLERENQLKTRECQEAWNSLKELQNELMRKSMHVGSLAFAIEGQVKEKSNWFSSLRDLTRKLKIMKMEHIKLAEEARTYKKCLTDMDEMRTAIHSAINQQVDLHKGLKIKFVEGAKERKELYNKVLELKGNIRVFCRCRPLNKEEIAAGTSMAIDFEYAKDGELTVRSNGAPRKTFKFDAVFGPQATQTDIFQDTAAFATSVLDGYNVCIFAFGQTGTGKTFTMEGTEEARGVNFRTLEELFHIITERQKVFRYDVSVSVLEVYNEQIRDLLVSGVQPGAASKRLEIRQVGEGINHVPGLVEAHVNNMTEVWEVLQTGSNARAVGSTNANEHSSRSHCIHCVMVKGENLLNGECTKSKLWLVDLAGSERVAKTEVQGERLKETQNINRSLSALGDVISALATRSPHIPFRNSKLTHLLQDSLGGDSKTLMFVQISPNENDLGETLCSLNFASRVRGIELGPAKRQLDTSELLKYKYMVERTKQDAKSKDVHIKKMEETIHVLDLKIKERDLKSKNLQDKVKELESQLLIERKLARQHVDTKIAEQQQQMKHQEEEQNTAPMRLPLANRPLGSHKNLNETISSTMSKDQVNLTRPLSENNVSKSHMPLHQTDGFIKYMDPAEKENNPEKAEQPLLPKRTGRVSICTMERRIPAPPAPRRSSLIPLPPAPSSATLPLSLLPFPPYQADKTEDTNACEANCLPEQTPCDSPKRTKIGGNKKLSSILRRSVQRKIHIRKGGVNVGTEKVRISIGSRGRMMAHRALLGNNNMRAGTNKESQQKQIRKEKERGWNIGTVGRTVV comes from the exons ATGGAAGATAATCAATGGCAAGACCCACTTCTTCTCACAGACGTTTCTTGCCAACAACACAGCTCTAACTCTCACTCCTACTCTCAAT ACAACTGGCCACCATTTCCCAGCGCACACACTTCGACAATGTCAGATCCCGACATATATCACG GTCGTTCCTTGTTGGGATTTTCCCTTACATCTCCTGATTTGGTTATCTGCGCTGGATCCCCCGATATTCCCAACATAAGCTATGAAGATTCTCCTCAGCTCTTGGAAAATAAATGTCATCCTATCATAGGGTCTTCTGTAGAGCTATCTCTAGAGAATGGCATCGATGGGTCTGAAATTGAAGATACCCAGAGGACCCCAGCTGTAAATTCCTCTTCGACATTGTGCCAAACAGTTAAAGACATCTCTCCTCAGACCTCCTTCGAGCTTCATCCCCTGCCCACGACTGAAGACATGTCAGCTAAAGACAGTCTTCCGGTTCTAAGCGTTAATGCTG ATTCCAGAGAAGTTGATTTGCTGAAAGGCATGACAATGTCTCAAGTGGCAGAACATGAAGCACCAAAA gatAATGGTAGCTTCAATGTGGAAGGTGATTATCAAACTCTCCGAAGAGAATTTGAGTCTCAGAAAATTGAACTAGCAGAGACGAGGAGAATGTTGGAGCAACTTGAGAGGGAGAACCAACTTAAGACTAGAGAATGCCAAGAAGCTTGGAATTCTTTAAAGGAGCTCCAAAATGAGCTCATGCGCAAGTCAATGCATGTTGGATCTTTGG CTTTTGCCATCGAGGGACAAGTGAAAGAGAAGAGCAATTGGTTTTCTTCATTGAGAGACTTGACAAGAAAACTTAAG ATCATGAAAATGGAACACATAAAGCTAGCAGAGGAAGCAAGGACCTATAAGAAGTGCCTTACAGATATGGATGAAATGAGGACTGCCATTCACTCTGCAA TCAACCAGCAAGTTGATTTACACAAAGGCCTTAAGATTAAATTTGTTGAAGGGGCTAAGGAACGAAAAGAACTTTACAACAAGGTGTTAGAGTTGAAAG GAAACATAAGGGTCTTCTGCAGGTGTAGGCCTCTGAACAAGGAAGAAATTGCAGCAGGAACTTCAATGGCCATTGATTTTGAATATGCTAAAGATGGTGAACTCACTGTAAGATCAAATGGCGCCCCTAGAAAGACCTTCAAGTTTGATGCTGTATTTGGCCCCCAAGCAACCCAAA CCGACATTTTTCAAGACACGGCTGCATTTGCAACCTCAGTTCTAGATGGCTACAATGTCTGCATATTCGCTTTTGGGCAGACAGGAACAGGAAAAACTTTTACAATGGAGGGTACAGAAGAAGCTCGAGGAGTAAATTTTAGGACTCTCGAGGAACTTTTTCACATAATTACAGAGAGACAGAAGGTATTTCGTTATGATGTATCTGTAAGTGTCTTGGAAGTCTATAATGAGCAAATACGAGATTTGCTAGTCTCTGGAGTTCAGCCTGGAGCAGCTTCTAAAAG GCTTGAAATAAGGCAAGTGGGAGAGGGAATAAATCATGTCCCGGGACTGGTTGAAGCACATGTTAACAACATGACTGAGGTCTGGGAAGTTTTACAGACTGGCAGTAATGCAAGGGCAGTTGGCTCAACTAATGCCAATGAGCACAGCAGCCGATCCCACTG CATACACTGTGTGATGGTGAAGGGGGAGAATTTGTTGAATGGGGAATGTACAAAAAGCAAGTTATGGTTGGTGGACCTGGCAGGAAGTGAGAGAGTTGCCAAGACAGAAGTGCAAGGTGAACGACTCAAGGAAACCCAAAATATTAATAGATCCCTTTCTGCACTTGGTGATGTTATATCCGCTCTTGCAACAAGAAGTCCGCACATTCCTTTCAG GAACTCCAAGCTCACACACTTGCTTCAAGACTCTCTAG GAGGAGATTCAAAGACCCTAATGTTTGTACAGATCAGTCCCAACGAAAATGATTTGGGTGAGACCCTTTGCTCACTGAACTTTGCGAGTAGAGTGAGAGGAATAGAACTTGGTCCAGCAAAGAGGCAACTAGACACCAGCGAACTTCTGAAATACAAATACATG GTTGAGAGAACCAAGCAAGATGCGAAGAGTAAAGATGTGCACATCAAGAAGATGGAGGAAACAATTCATGTATTGGatttgaagataaaagaaagagatcTTAAATCCAAAAACCTGCAAGACAAG GTTAAAGAATTGGAATCGCAACTGCTGATTGAAAGGAAGCTGGCACGCCAACATGTAGACACAAAAATAGCTGAGCAGCAACAACAAATGAAACATCAGGAAGAAGAGCAAAATACAGCGCCAATGAGGCTGCCACTTGCGAATCGACCATTAGGAAGTCACAAGAACCTAAATGAAACAATTAGTAGTACAATGAGCAAAGACCAAGTAAATCTCACACGACCACTTTCGGAGAACAACGTCTCGAAATCCCATATGCCTCTTCATCAGACAGATGGCTTTATCAAATACATGGATCCTGCAGAGAAGGAAAACAACCCTGAGAAGGCTGAACAGCCCCTACTACCGAAAAGGACTGGAAGAGTCTCTATTTGCACAATGGAAAGAAGGATTCCAGCACCTCCTGCTCCAAGACGCAGCTCATTAATCCCACTCCCACCTGCACCAAGCTCAGCCACACTTCCATTATCATTGCTGCCATTCCCACCATATCAAGCTGATAAGACAGAAGACACAAACGCGTGTGAAGCTAACTGCTTGCCTGAGCAGACACCTTGTGACAGTCCCAAAAGAACGAAGATTGGAGGTAATAAGAAGCTAAGCAGCATATTGAGACGAAGCGTCCAAAGGAAAATTCACATCAGAAAAGGTGGTGTAAATGTTGGGACGGAGAAGGTTAGGATCTCCATAGGAAGTCGGGGAAGGATGATGGCACATAGAGCGTTGCTGGGCAATAATAATATGAGAGCTGGAACTAATAAGGAGTCGCAGCAGAAGCAGATTCGAAAGGAAAAGGAGAGGGGATGGAATATTGGAACTGTTGGGAGAACTGTTGTTTAA